One segment of Pontibacter akesuensis DNA contains the following:
- a CDS encoding thioredoxin domain-containing protein, producing MAEDRKPNRLLNESSPYLLQHAYNPVDWYPWGEEALQKAKQEDKPILVSIGYAACHWCHVMEHQSFEQEKIAEVMNKHFVCIKVDREERPDVDAVYMDAMQAMGVRGGWPLNVFLNPEAKPFYGGTYFPPQQWVSLLANIAAAYEKSRSELDKSAEQFAKHLNVSELDKYGLQQKNFHIREDDFKLMGYNLSTRFDKKRGGMGEAPKFPMPSNYLLLLRYQHHTSDYTALNQVDLTLREMAYGGIYDQIGGGFARYSVDAEWLVPHFEKMLYDNGQLISLYAEAYQATRETLYHDVVYETIGFVERELMSTEGGFYSSLDADSEGVEGKFYTFTKDELQEMMGDEEPLFSKYYHATAAGNFEHGQNILHRRISDEEFAQENQLELEVLQEMVQGWKETIMEVRAKRVRPGLDDKILTSWNALMLKALSDAYYVFGNKHFLDLALRNANFILANLKQGEKLYRNYKQGRATIDAFLEDYALLARAFIRLYEVTFQEKWLQEAKRLTDYALENFFDRTEGMFFFTDQRSEKLIARKKEIFDNVVPASNSVMATNLHFLGLYFDDERYMALSDEMLAKVKDLLLKEPSHLSNWASLYFHKLTPTAEVTIVGPEAPELRAELSAFYLPNMILIGSETGEGSSIPLLEDKVAINGKTTIYVCFNKTCQLPVHTAAEALEQLRDREDEPKFPAL from the coding sequence ATGGCCGAAGACAGAAAACCGAACCGACTCCTGAACGAAAGCAGCCCCTACCTGCTGCAGCACGCTTACAACCCCGTGGACTGGTATCCGTGGGGCGAGGAAGCACTGCAGAAGGCAAAGCAGGAGGATAAGCCCATACTTGTCAGCATTGGCTATGCCGCCTGCCACTGGTGCCATGTCATGGAGCATCAGTCGTTTGAGCAGGAGAAGATTGCTGAAGTGATGAACAAGCACTTTGTGTGCATTAAGGTGGATCGGGAGGAACGCCCGGATGTGGATGCAGTATACATGGATGCGATGCAGGCCATGGGTGTGCGGGGCGGCTGGCCGCTCAACGTGTTCCTCAACCCAGAGGCCAAGCCATTTTACGGCGGCACTTACTTTCCGCCGCAGCAGTGGGTAAGCCTCTTGGCTAACATTGCAGCGGCCTATGAGAAAAGCCGCTCGGAATTAGACAAGTCGGCGGAGCAGTTTGCAAAGCACCTGAATGTGAGCGAACTGGACAAGTATGGCCTGCAGCAAAAGAACTTCCACATCCGCGAAGACGACTTTAAGCTGATGGGCTACAACCTCAGCACCCGGTTCGACAAGAAACGCGGCGGCATGGGCGAAGCGCCAAAGTTTCCAATGCCCAGCAACTACCTCCTCCTGCTGCGTTACCAGCACCACACCAGCGACTATACCGCACTTAACCAGGTAGACCTCACGCTCCGCGAGATGGCCTATGGCGGTATTTACGACCAAATTGGCGGCGGCTTTGCCCGTTACTCAGTCGATGCGGAGTGGCTCGTGCCGCATTTTGAGAAGATGCTGTACGACAATGGGCAACTTATCTCGCTTTACGCGGAAGCCTACCAGGCCACACGGGAGACACTGTACCACGACGTGGTGTACGAGACTATCGGCTTTGTGGAGCGGGAACTGATGAGCACTGAAGGTGGCTTTTATTCTTCCCTGGATGCAGACAGCGAAGGTGTGGAGGGCAAGTTTTATACATTCACTAAAGATGAACTGCAGGAAATGATGGGCGACGAGGAACCGCTCTTCTCCAAGTACTACCACGCTACCGCCGCAGGCAATTTTGAGCACGGGCAGAACATCCTGCACCGCCGCATTTCCGACGAAGAGTTTGCACAGGAGAACCAATTGGAGCTGGAGGTGCTGCAGGAGATGGTGCAGGGCTGGAAAGAGACTATTATGGAGGTGCGGGCGAAGCGCGTGCGACCGGGCCTGGACGATAAGATCCTCACCTCCTGGAATGCGCTCATGCTGAAAGCCCTCTCCGACGCTTACTACGTGTTCGGAAACAAGCATTTCCTGGATCTGGCGCTGCGCAACGCCAACTTTATACTTGCAAACCTGAAGCAAGGCGAAAAACTCTACCGGAACTACAAACAAGGCCGCGCCACCATTGATGCGTTTCTGGAAGACTATGCCTTACTGGCTCGTGCGTTCATACGATTGTACGAGGTAACGTTTCAGGAGAAGTGGCTGCAGGAGGCAAAGCGCCTAACAGATTATGCCCTGGAGAACTTCTTTGACAGGACGGAAGGTATGTTCTTCTTCACAGACCAGCGCTCAGAAAAGCTGATCGCGCGCAAGAAGGAGATTTTTGACAATGTGGTGCCGGCCTCCAATTCGGTCATGGCAACCAACCTCCACTTCCTTGGTTTATACTTTGATGACGAACGTTACATGGCGCTGTCGGACGAGATGCTGGCCAAGGTAAAAGACTTACTGCTCAAAGAGCCGTCGCACCTGAGTAACTGGGCTTCGTTATACTTCCACAAACTTACGCCTACCGCCGAGGTAACCATTGTAGGCCCGGAGGCGCCAGAGCTTCGCGCAGAGTTAAGTGCTTTTTACCTGCCCAATATGATCCTGATCGGTAGTGAAACAGGAGAAGGCAGCAGCATTCCGTTATTGGAAGACAAAGTAGCCATCAACGGAAAAACCACCATCTACGTCTGCTTCAACAAAACCTGCCAACTGCCTGTACACACCGCCGCAGAAGCACTCGAGCAGCTGCGCGACAGGGAAGACGAACCGAAGTTCCCGGCGTTGTAG